The Cucurbita pepo subsp. pepo cultivar mu-cu-16 unplaced genomic scaffold, ASM280686v2 Cp4.1_scaffold000139, whole genome shotgun sequence DNA segment AAGATCTCGCTGGACTCCAATTCCTAGATGGAAAAATAGGACTGTACCTCAAGAAAAGTTGTTATTGGAAAGCCTACTGTCGTAGATTATGAGTCTACCCCTACTGCCGCAGAGTTACCAACCAAACCATACAATCCAAGAGGAGAGAGCACAAGAACTCCAAGAGGAGAGAGCACAAGAGAGGCAAGTGATGCCTGTGGAAATGCTCTAAAAAAAGTGAGCATGAGAGAGGTCAACAACCCTCATGGAAGTGCTCGAGAAGGATTGAGCACAAGAGAGCGAGTAACGCCTGTGTAAGTGCTCCCACGGAAGTGAGCACGAGAGAGACAAACAACGCCTGTGAAAGTGTTCCAAGGAAAAAGTATGCATGAGCTCTTGACTTCAATTGACTTATGTACTTACAAAAGAACTTCATAGCTTTTATTACTTCATGAGTTAGTATCCAAGCCAAGAATGAATAATATCTGTTACTCAACCTGAGGGGGAGTGTCCAAGAATTAGCCTTAAGTTAGAAGATATTTATGTAAATCATGAATTACTATTCAAGTTATGAATGAATGATATCTATGTCcatgaatatttttgtaatctCATTAAATAACTGAACTAGTTAAGCTTCCTAagaattatttagatttagttagagtttatttagatttagtaTCTATTACCAAATATGTAAGCATTTATTTAGATATACTATTAACAAATATCTAGGGCATTTACATTATTTAGATGATCCAGcaatttagatttaattaaCCTTTCTCCCATATAAAAGTTACATGTAGTTctctaaaaactaaataagcAAAAAAATAGCAGTCTAATTTAAACTTCCAACCGCTACCATATTTTATCATTAACTAGTCATTTTAACATAGAAATTACGGGTATATTTAACTCACATAAGTTAAGGATGAcaatgttaaaatatcatcactagctcAATAATTGTACGAGCCCATTGTCTataaattttaggaaaatgatttaggtattaTGGGAATAAAGACATtaagtattttagaaaaagaattaaagtattttggaaagttagatattttaggaataaattgtaATACCTTTCCAACCTACCAAGGTTTTATCCCAAGAAATCACAAGCAAATAGTGTAGTAGTGTATACAGGGTGCCTCGTAaactcttctcgattggtcttgATAAGAGTGTGAGTGTTTCAATTGGTCTTGATAAAGAATGCGAGTGTTTCCTCAAAGAGTTGTGTTCTACGtaaattcttctttcttttttgctttgttGAGAAttaagtttttcattttccaaatTCTAGGATTCTAGAACTTGCACaatagagtcattcaagtggtattgatcaaacttTTGTGAAATGATTCGAATCATGAGTTTAGAaacaagttttctttactcttaaTTTTGATCATTAAGGTAATTCATTCCAAAACTTTCCCCTGAGTTGATTGTTTATCGTTTATGGAGTTcttagatattttatatttaaaggtCTCATTCTTCAACCAGATTGTTAAACCGAATTCCCAAAGTTACAAAGCAGTAcccaaatacaaatacaaatacaaatacaaaaaaaaaaaaaaaaaaaaaaaaaaaaaaaaaaaaaaaaaaaaaaaaaaaaaaaaaaaaaaaaaaaNaaaaaaaaaaaaaaaaaaaaacataagatATTAATATATTGCAATATCAAAAGGAAATTACAAGATATTTAACTAAAttctttaatattaattaataaacccTGTCAGATAAATCCcaatattatcaaataaatgaacCAATCAATTTATCAGCAAGCTTGTTCTATTTAGTTTCTTACCATATTATTGGGGcgtgtttatgtttttttttttttttttttttttttttttttttttttttttttttttttttttttttttttttttttttttttttttttttttttttttttttttNAGCTCTAAAGTATTAGTCTcttgtcatttatttaatgaaaagtttcgttcttgtaaaaaaaaaaaaaaaatggatgcattccttttctttgttttattctaATCACATTTAACAGGATTTTCATGTAAAAAACTacataaaagtaaattatgaAGCTTACAGTTCCTCTAGCATAAAAAGCTTTCCAAGCTCTGATGGTAATGGACCGGAGAAATTGTTAGTCCCAAAGGCCCTACAGtttcaagaaaagaacaaaagctaaataaattcaaaaagaaatatgcCCGCACGACAAGCTATAATGATGATTCGCATCCATGGTTCCTTGAAAGTTTCTCTATGAATCTCCAATTTGAATACTTTTTAATAACCAGGAATTTTATGCACTTAAGAGAAGAAACCGAACTTCAAGCATGTAATGATGGttgtaatttttcataaattcaatgaaaggttcattttctttttcaaaaactagAACAGATATCTTACAGAGtagatgaaaaatgaaaacttacAAGAATCTCAGATTGGAAAGAAGTCCAAGTTCCTTCGGAAGTTCCCCTGATAATTTATTAATGCGAATGAtcctaaacaaaaaatttgacatggattaggaaaaggaagaaacctTTTGACAATAAAATCTTTGTTGTCTATAGAGGTATCTAAATCAATATCATATTGGCTTACAAGGTACTCAATTGCGTTAGTTTACCAACAGACGGCGATAATGGCCCAGACAATAaatttttctccaaattcCTGGGAGAAATTAAGAGAATATCGGTTAACTTCACAGCATATATGATACACCAgcaatagaaaataaatgaaggaGCAACACCAAGGAAAGCATTAGGAAGAAAGCAGACAGATAGATGAGGGATTTCAAAATCCATAGCTCGGGTGGGAATACACCAGCAATATCCAATGAAGAAACCTTCCTGCAAGGTTATATGCACAAAATGAGCAGAGAATGTCAAAATGCACCCAACACATCAGTGTTTCCAAACAAATTTCAAGCAATTCCAGAGCAGTTTCCAGATTTGAAGGTTTAGATTCTACCATGGCATGTCCTTGTTTAATGAATTAGTAATTGTGCAGGCTATGAAAAAGTTAGAACAAAAATAggaggtggtggaggtggagaAAATGATGGAAATGGGAGGCGTACATACAGGTGGGTAATGAGGCAAGTAGATGCGTTGTTGAAGGAGCAATTGCATTTGATAAAGGGGTTGTATTTTGGATCCTCGATGTTTATTCTGGTGTCCACAGCGCTACCAGTGCATAGGTTCCCGCTGATATTCCACCTCTCGAATAGATCGGGATTTCCCGTCCCGACAATACTTGTATTCTGCTTCGCCGATATATTCCATTGTCGAAATATGGAGTTCAGAGCTCGCGCTGCGTACATAATCTAATCTCAGAAATCCATGCCATCAAAGCAATAAAACCTAGcaataaaaaagaatcgaGTCTTCTACTTAATGCTACCAACGCTACAACTTCGTCTCTCCTTCTCGCGTTCCCCTGGcaaccaccaccgccgccCTCCGTTTCATCTCCGTCGCTTAGGTTTGGCCCCTTCGTAGTAGTGCAAAGTGTCACGATCATACTCATCTAAGGCATGTTGACCATAACCGCATACCCATGAGAGGCCTAATCCTTTTATATCTTTTCATATCATACTATTTTACTTCCTTCCCAGATGTGAGGGCCTTAAACATCACCGCTTGCACCTCCGAGCAGTGTTCAAATCCTTGTTGTATTTTTGGGATATTTTGGAATCTGATTTCTTACCATTTGTTTTCTCGTGTTTTGTGTTCTAATTATTAAATCTGAATTGAGTTTGGGTACGGAAAGAGAATTATgaaacttaattaaataaacagaATCAAACATGGAGCgtgaaaagaagagagagagagagagagagagaacctTGTGCAGGATCGGTGATAGTTTGTGGTGCCGCGTGGAGGAGTAGGTGGTTGAAGAAGAGCAACAAAGCTAACGCCCACGCCGCCATGGATTCTCATATGCATtcacttcaacttcaactatAAACGCTACACTCTTGAAGAATCCCAATTTCCAAACGATGTAAGTCAACTTCGTCAActccaaataaattaaaagtagaATAATCAACAAATGTCAACAAATGATAAAGAAATACGAGTCGCTCTCGCTCCCCTCATATACTATTCGAAATCGAGAAAGAATCAATAAAGTTGGGTCTGAATCAGTGTGGGGGCAGCAAATGAGTCTCTCCTATTTGGCCAGTTGGAGAGGACCACTCATGAGTTGCCCACGGGAAGATTGGGACATTTGggtacattttatttttctatcaaataaataaaatacttcaTATTTACCGTTAATTTCtgtttaaaacaaatttgttCTCCCCTTTAAATTTTCACTTGTGTAATTAtgagatatatttttatatacaaaaaaCTGAAGTTattatggaaataaataaacctcTTGTTACCATTATCatgtaatatattttatttcaacacaTTCTGCGGAAGAAACATAAGCATAAATAACAATCAGATACTTTTGTTTATTTCGTTCTTaattgaagaataaataaataaataaataaaacccaGAAATGTTGAAGTTCATCGTAATATAATGCATTGAAAATAGGTAGTCTCTAACAAGTGTGACATTTATTATGAGAAAATAAGTTGGCAGAACCGGGTTGGCCAAAAAAATTGTAGCAGTTATGTTCACATAACAATAATGTAAGCTACAAATGGGGTGAACTCTGCAAATGAGTGTAGCGAGGAAGGGAagtaagaattttttaatgaaaaagaaaaaaaaaagtgtgtgtgtgtgtgtgaccACCTCCAACTTTTCATCTAAGGTTCCTCTCCTCTCAATGTTCTTATTTTAACGATGATGGGGAAAACTGATAGCAAAAAATTGTAGATTGGAAGAAGCATCAACCATATATTATGCAATTAAGCAGTTGCTTCCTTCAGATAAGCAATAAGGTCGGCACGATCCTGCGGTTTCTTCAGCCCTGGGAAAACCATCTTTGTTCCAGGAATATACTGTACAATGAATACACACATCCCCCAACTATTTGTTAGAATATTTACCATCTCCTAAAACTTTGAAAGAGACACAAGTGATCATTGAATGATCAAAGAAGGAcaaacaaaattcataaacCAAGCTCAGTATTCTTTTCATTCCTCCAAATTTACAATTACCTTCACATTCCTCTATAAACCATAGCAATCATAAGCGCTAGAGTTAATGCAGATTCCACACAAAGAGGATgcattttcaaaaaagaagatgattggAGGGTTTGTAAATTAGTTGGATGGGCAAATTTGGAGGTTTCCTTCCTGAAGTTTGAAAAATGGTGATGTTCCCAAAAGTTTTTCCAGAAAGGTAAGACAATTTCATAAGGGATGAAACACAAAATTAACATCAAGAAAGAACTACAAAGATAACAATGGTTCAGAAAGCTTGGCCTGTTCGAAAGAATTTATGCACACTTCATCGCACCTTGGTGAATATTTGAGAAGCAATTACAAAAGTAGTTGAATATTcacattacaaaataattattcaaaaagaTTACACGGTTGACAACGGTAGTAAACTACTTACTGTACTGGCtgattacaaaagaaaaatattatgatatttttaccaaatttaatgtagaaatgaattttctatacaaaaaatggtaaacatgtaaattatttaaatttcttataaatcccaaaccaaaaacaaaaaggatgAACATAGGTCACACAAACTAAACCCCATTTATAAGCACAATTCAAACAGTATACTGACCCctgtttcttaaaataaacTCCCAGCACAAGCTTTAACATATCCAAACTTAAGAATTATAACCTAAAACATGGTTCAATGATAAAACATCGAGTATAACATGGGATTCTATTCGCCATAACCAAAAGACTGGTTCCTTTCCTATCAAGCCAACAAATAGGCAAAAAATAAACCATCAAACATTGTGGCCATTAAGCCATCACTATTAGAAAGATGACCATCAAGGAATAAAGAGAACGGTTTTAAGTGCTGAAAATGAGGGTGTTCATAGACACAGTGAGATCATAAGGGACATTATCAAGGGATTTGAGTGAATGTTAACACTTCAACTCAAAAGTTCCCATAGAGAATTTCACTTGCTTTggaagttttgaatttttcattttatagcCAAACTGAGAAGAATAGACTGGGATTTTCCAAACTTCCTTTGTTAATTATGTATTGAAACTTGAGGGCAAATGAAGATTTCCATTGAGAGGAAGCCCTAAGCAAGGGTTCAGGATGAACTTTGTTAAGCTGCAAAAAGAAGCGAAGAGAGCAAGGGAAGACACATAACTAATGCCTAAATGGATTTACCACAACGATACATTGGGACCAGAGTGTTCCTAATAGCATCGATGCCAAAAAAGTTAATCATGTCACAAAAGATAGATTTAAGGGCAAGTGATTTTCCCAAAGGAGACTTGTAAAGGAATCGAGGGAAATTGTGGAAATCAATCATGTTTCAAGAAACTATTAACGTGCTTGTCTGAAGCATATTCAGATATAAGAGGCaatttttgtatgttttatttttgcttaAATTATGATTGAAACTCCAAGTGAAGGGAGATTTGTGACGCAAATGGTGGTTGACCATTCTTCAAAACTTTTGGCTATTATTGTAGAAAAGGAATGtacatatttttatagttCAGGCTACTTGTAAGATGGAAAAAGACGAACATGTTGATCAAAGTTGCAAAAAACATTTCAGCACTTGGGGATCAGTTGAAGAGGcattatgaagaaaaaggCTAGTAAGGAACACGGCAAGCCTATTTAGGTGAATTCACAGTAATATCAATGAATCAACAATTAGAACATCTGGATGACAACACAGGGAAATAAACTAGCTTCAAATCAAATACTACAAAAGGCCACAAGTGTTGAGAAATAGACGGGAGTTACCTTCTTGGGGTTAAGCAAGTAGTCATACAAGGTCTTTTCTTCCCATATCACGGCCATATTCTTGTTGGCAGCAGAATAAGAGTATCCAGCAGTTGTGCCAGATTGCCGTCCAAATAGCCCATTCAAATTGGGACCTGCAAGATTCCAAGTGCCATTGCTCGTCTTAGAGTCTACTTACATATGAATATAGAAAGGCTGATTTCTCCTCATGAAAAAGCGAAAGGGAGGGATGAAAATCtactccaaataaaaaataaaaaagtcaaaacatTACGCAACAATAAGCTTCGTACATCCACAACTCAAAACCTAATGAAACCCAATTGAAACAGAATAAAAGTAACTGCAGATCTAACACAACTTCCGTAAAATAGCACAAAAACTGGAGCTAAAAAACTaatagcaaaaataaaaagtaagaaGCCATGTACTATTGACTAAAATCAATTGTTCACCTTAATCATGATTTCTACTCACCAAGGCCAAcgccatgaaaaaaaaaaaaaaaaaaaaaaaaaaaaaaaaaaaaaaaaaaaaaaaaaaaaaaaaaaaaaaaaaaaaaaaaaaaaaaaaaNtctaaaaaaaaatccatataTTTGTTATTAGTTTCATAAAAGTAAACGCTTCCTAAGTATTTCCAAAATCATTTCACCAAGTcaaatttccataaaaaaaaaataaataataataaatagcaTGTTCCTGGTAGGCGGTTTCGTCTCGGGCAAGGACAATGAATCCATGGAAAAATTTGATGAAGGCCAATACTAGGTATTAGTTTCCTAGAGTATATTGGGGGAAAACAGAGAAAACGATCAGATCGATTCAACCGTAGCAAAACTCAGCATGAATCCTCAAAGATGGACGAACATGTTCAGAATACTAATAGAGACTTCGAGATCTCTAACCTCCGATCTCGAATCGCAAGAAACCCAAacatataaataagaaatgataATCTCTAACCTTGCTTGTGACCAGCACCCTTGTCGACAGTGTGGCACTGAGCGCATTTGGTCTTGAAAATCTTCTCTCCAGCTTTGGAATTGCCGGGAGGGGCTTCGTCAAAGCTGGCCATGGCGTTGGAATGAGATGTTGTTCAGATCTGAGGGCTAGGGCTCGCAATGTTTCTCGTGGTCTCCATACGCTGCATCCTTTTATACCAACGCACCGCATAGGGCCTTAATTGTCTTCTTCCAGttctctaaatttattattatttatttatttatttttcttatttgctTTTAGGTCGGCATTACAGCCATTGGTCACCGcacattttataataataccTGGTAAGAATTGTCTGCGTTGCCTTCCCT contains these protein-coding regions:
- the LOC111784024 gene encoding cytochrome c, with the protein product MASFDEAPPGNSKAGEKIFKTKCAQCHTVDKGAGHKQGPNLNGLFGRQSGTTAGYSYSAANKNMAVIWEEKTLYDYLLNPKKYIPGTKMVFPGLKKPQDRADLIAYLKEATA